One Clavelina lepadiformis chromosome 1, kaClaLepa1.1, whole genome shotgun sequence genomic region harbors:
- the LOC143444322 gene encoding EF-hand domain-containing protein 1-like isoform X2, with protein sequence MLTANQLSESDLDELANKMPTLTYGQAKQSPPETFVPAHLAFDKKVLKFYGYFKETVHESPQEFYRVRPVEVFYYLEDDSISVVEPHVENSGMPQGKLIKRQRLPKDDQGNHWHWKDLNVGINAVFYGKSFRITNCDKFTMNFMESEGLVLNEPETVPKDPYTDSRKQPLRSYTTRSDFDKLKKYLELDRKVLRFYCVWDDRDSMFGEMRPYVLHYFLVDDTIEIREVQKPNDGHDPFPVLLRRQRLPKNRSDIHSSFPMIVMELTDHEVKEWFNPQDFAIGKTLFIYGRRVLIYDCDDFTKNYYRQVFGQTSFEPIPVSGLASELPKMKLPPYNGFGSLEDSLQNCLSLVPQPPKKDFIKMLENDHKILRYEAMMESERPDERNRRFIISYRLSDDMVSIFEPPQRNSGIIGGKFLEATRISKPNSSVENPDFYGPSDFAIGATIQVFKHRFTITNCDEYVLKVLEQNSDQYPLSTINSIRAAHQKTQ encoded by the exons ATGTTGACTGCTAATCAGTTATCTGAGTCTGATCTTGATGAATTAGCCAACAAAATGCCAACCTTGACTTATGGACAAGCAAAACAATCACCACCTGAAACGTTTGTTCCAGCACATCTTGCCTTTGATAAAAAA GTCTTGAAGTTTTATGGGTACTTTAAAGAAACAGTGCATGAATCCCCTCAAGAGTTTTATCGTGTTCGACCAGTGgaagtattttattatttggaaGATGATAGCATCTCCGTCGTTGAGCCTCATGTTGAAAATTCAGGAATGCCTCAG GGTAAGTTGATAAAAAGGCAAAGGCTACCAAAAGATGACCAAGGAAACCACTGGCATTGGAAAGATCTAAATGTTGGCATAAATGCTGTTTTCTATGGAAAATCATTTCGTATCACAAACTGCGACAAATTTACAATG AACTTCATGGAAAGTGAAGGCCTAGTACTCAATGAGCCAGAAACAGTTCCAAAAGATCCTTACACAGACAGTAGAAAGCAACCTTTGCGATCGTACACCACGAGATCGGACTTcgataaattgaaaaaatatctTGAGTTGGACCGAAAG GTGCTTCGTTTTTACTGCGTGTGGGATGATCGTGATTCTATGTTTGGAGAAATGCGACCATATGTATTACATTACTTTCTTGTTGATGATACCATTGAAATTCGGGAAGTACAGAAGCCTAATGATGGTCACGATCCATTTCCTGTGCTTTTACGACGACAACGTCTACCGAAAAATCGAAGTGACATTCACT CTTCGTTCCCAATGATTGTTATGGAACTAACTGACCACGAAGTGAAGGAATGGTTTAATCCACAAGATTTTGCTATTGGAAAAACACTTTTCATTTATGGAAGAAGAGTTCTGATATATGACTGTGACGACTTCACCAAAAA tTACTACCGTCAAGTGTTCGGCCAAACAAGTTTTGAACCTATTCCAGTTTCAGGCTTAGCAAGTGAATTACCGAAAATG aaaCTACCTCCTTATAATGGATTTGGATCTCTTGAGGATTCTTTGCAGAACTGTTTGAGTTTAGTACCTCAGCCACCGAAGAAAGACTTCATCAAGATGTTGGAAAATGATCATAAAATACTACGATATGAGGCAATGATG GAGTCCGAACGTCCAGATGAACGCAACCGCCGTTTCATTATATCGTATCGCTTATCAGATGATATGGTAAGCATCTTTGAACCTCCACAACGCAACTCCGGTATAATTGGAGGAAAGTTTTTAGAGGCAACTCGAATATCAAAACCGAATTCGTCTGTTGAAAATCCTGACTTCTACGGTCCCAGCGACTTTGCGATTGGTGCAACTATTCAAG tttttaagcACCGCTTCACTATCACGAATTGCGATGAATATGTCCTAAAAGTCTTGGAACAAAATTCCGACCAGTACCCGCTGTCCACTATCAATAGCATTCGTGCCGCACATCAGAAAACGCAATGA
- the LOC143444322 gene encoding EF-hand domain-containing protein 1-like isoform X1, with product MATTRADGLPFLPGNSFHDPTKTRYHVSNTLKFKNGYAQQHSPVVGLGGDMLTANQLSESDLDELANKMPTLTYGQAKQSPPETFVPAHLAFDKKVLKFYGYFKETVHESPQEFYRVRPVEVFYYLEDDSISVVEPHVENSGMPQGKLIKRQRLPKDDQGNHWHWKDLNVGINAVFYGKSFRITNCDKFTMNFMESEGLVLNEPETVPKDPYTDSRKQPLRSYTTRSDFDKLKKYLELDRKVLRFYCVWDDRDSMFGEMRPYVLHYFLVDDTIEIREVQKPNDGHDPFPVLLRRQRLPKNRSDIHSSFPMIVMELTDHEVKEWFNPQDFAIGKTLFIYGRRVLIYDCDDFTKNYYRQVFGQTSFEPIPVSGLASELPKMKLPPYNGFGSLEDSLQNCLSLVPQPPKKDFIKMLENDHKILRYEAMMESERPDERNRRFIISYRLSDDMVSIFEPPQRNSGIIGGKFLEATRISKPNSSVENPDFYGPSDFAIGATIQVFKHRFTITNCDEYVLKVLEQNSDQYPLSTINSIRAAHQKTQ from the exons ATGGCTACAACAAGAGCTGATGGTTTACCTTTTCTTCCTGGAAATTCCTTCCATGACCCAACT AAAACACGTTATCATGTCAGCAACACTCTGAAGTTTAAGAATGGCTATGCTCAACAACATTCACCTGTGGTTGGACTTGGTGGTGATATGTTGACTGCTAATCAGTTATCTGAGTCTGATCTTGATGAATTAGCCAACAAAATGCCAACCTTGACTTATGGACAAGCAAAACAATCACCACCTGAAACGTTTGTTCCAGCACATCTTGCCTTTGATAAAAAA GTCTTGAAGTTTTATGGGTACTTTAAAGAAACAGTGCATGAATCCCCTCAAGAGTTTTATCGTGTTCGACCAGTGgaagtattttattatttggaaGATGATAGCATCTCCGTCGTTGAGCCTCATGTTGAAAATTCAGGAATGCCTCAG GGTAAGTTGATAAAAAGGCAAAGGCTACCAAAAGATGACCAAGGAAACCACTGGCATTGGAAAGATCTAAATGTTGGCATAAATGCTGTTTTCTATGGAAAATCATTTCGTATCACAAACTGCGACAAATTTACAATG AACTTCATGGAAAGTGAAGGCCTAGTACTCAATGAGCCAGAAACAGTTCCAAAAGATCCTTACACAGACAGTAGAAAGCAACCTTTGCGATCGTACACCACGAGATCGGACTTcgataaattgaaaaaatatctTGAGTTGGACCGAAAG GTGCTTCGTTTTTACTGCGTGTGGGATGATCGTGATTCTATGTTTGGAGAAATGCGACCATATGTATTACATTACTTTCTTGTTGATGATACCATTGAAATTCGGGAAGTACAGAAGCCTAATGATGGTCACGATCCATTTCCTGTGCTTTTACGACGACAACGTCTACCGAAAAATCGAAGTGACATTCACT CTTCGTTCCCAATGATTGTTATGGAACTAACTGACCACGAAGTGAAGGAATGGTTTAATCCACAAGATTTTGCTATTGGAAAAACACTTTTCATTTATGGAAGAAGAGTTCTGATATATGACTGTGACGACTTCACCAAAAA tTACTACCGTCAAGTGTTCGGCCAAACAAGTTTTGAACCTATTCCAGTTTCAGGCTTAGCAAGTGAATTACCGAAAATG aaaCTACCTCCTTATAATGGATTTGGATCTCTTGAGGATTCTTTGCAGAACTGTTTGAGTTTAGTACCTCAGCCACCGAAGAAAGACTTCATCAAGATGTTGGAAAATGATCATAAAATACTACGATATGAGGCAATGATG GAGTCCGAACGTCCAGATGAACGCAACCGCCGTTTCATTATATCGTATCGCTTATCAGATGATATGGTAAGCATCTTTGAACCTCCACAACGCAACTCCGGTATAATTGGAGGAAAGTTTTTAGAGGCAACTCGAATATCAAAACCGAATTCGTCTGTTGAAAATCCTGACTTCTACGGTCCCAGCGACTTTGCGATTGGTGCAACTATTCAAG tttttaagcACCGCTTCACTATCACGAATTGCGATGAATATGTCCTAAAAGTCTTGGAACAAAATTCCGACCAGTACCCGCTGTCCACTATCAATAGCATTCGTGCCGCACATCAGAAAACGCAATGA